The proteins below are encoded in one region of Spirochaetota bacterium:
- a CDS encoding DNA recombination protein RmuC — protein sequence MNAVTILLVLSAAALGLLLVNTYLSYKASKASNDNLLGQFQAALDYFEKTMKGTETSLKSEISQNRLESGKSSKEAREELMNAFRVFSDTLVRRMADAFGSNRDMLDSFSKQLVNLTETNDKKMDLMRRTIEDRIKHLQDENTKKLDQMRMTVDEKLQSTLEKRLGESFKLVSDRLEMVHKGLGEMQTLAASVGDLKNVLTRVKPRGIWGEIQLGILLEQVLAPEQYAENVATKKRSGDRVEFAIRLPGRSGDRDDTVWLPIDAKFPQEDYQRLVEAQERANAALADEAAKRLETVIKTEAKTIREKYIDPPETTDFAIMYLPTEGLYAEIIRRAGLCEFLQRECRVVVAGPTTLAALLNSLQMGFRTLAIEKRSSEVWKLLGAIKTEFGRFGVLLDKAKKKIDEAGNTIGDASRKSHTIEKKLKKVEELPAADAADMIEFDEEIDDEGEERESGDTEEARTPKN from the coding sequence ATGAACGCTGTGACGATTCTGCTTGTCCTGTCAGCTGCCGCCCTTGGCCTGCTCCTGGTCAATACCTACCTGTCGTACAAGGCATCGAAGGCAAGCAATGACAACCTGCTGGGCCAGTTCCAGGCGGCCCTTGATTATTTCGAGAAAACCATGAAAGGGACTGAAACATCCCTGAAAAGCGAGATCTCCCAGAACAGGCTTGAATCGGGAAAGAGCTCCAAGGAGGCGAGGGAGGAGCTGATGAACGCCTTCAGGGTTTTCAGCGACACCCTGGTCAGGCGGATGGCCGACGCCTTCGGCAGCAACCGGGACATGCTCGACTCCTTTTCCAAGCAGCTGGTGAACCTCACCGAGACCAACGACAAGAAGATGGATCTGATGCGGCGCACCATCGAGGATCGCATCAAGCATCTTCAGGATGAGAACACTAAGAAGCTCGACCAGATGCGGATGACAGTGGACGAGAAGCTCCAGTCCACGCTGGAGAAGAGGCTCGGCGAGTCCTTCAAGCTTGTGAGCGACCGCCTCGAAATGGTCCACAAGGGCCTCGGCGAGATGCAGACCCTGGCGGCAAGCGTGGGCGATCTGAAGAACGTCCTTACCAGGGTCAAGCCACGCGGCATCTGGGGCGAGATCCAGCTCGGGATTCTCCTGGAGCAGGTCCTGGCGCCGGAGCAGTACGCGGAGAACGTGGCCACCAAGAAGCGGAGCGGCGACAGGGTGGAGTTTGCCATCAGGCTGCCGGGGAGGAGCGGCGACCGGGACGATACGGTCTGGCTCCCCATCGACGCGAAGTTTCCCCAGGAGGACTACCAGCGCCTCGTGGAGGCCCAGGAACGAGCCAACGCCGCCCTGGCCGATGAAGCGGCGAAGCGCCTGGAGACCGTGATCAAGACCGAGGCGAAGACCATCCGGGAAAAGTACATCGACCCGCCGGAGACGACCGATTTCGCCATCATGTATCTTCCCACGGAGGGGCTCTACGCCGAGATCATCCGCAGGGCGGGCCTCTGCGAATTTCTGCAGAGGGAGTGCCGGGTCGTCGTCGCCGGTCCTACCACGCTGGCTGCGCTCCTGAACAGCCTCCAGATGGGCTTCCGCACCCTGGCCATTGAAAAGCGCTCCAGCGAGGTGTGGAAGCTCCTGGGCGCCATCAAGACCGAGTTCGGCAGGTTCGGCGTCCTCCTCGACAAGGCAAAGAAGAAGATCGACGAGGCGGGGAATACCATCGGCGACGCGTCCCGGAAGTCCCATACCATCGAGAAAAAGCTGAAGAAGGTGGAGGAGCTTCCCGCGGCCGACGCTGCGGATATGATAGAGTTCGATGAGGAGATCGACGATGAAGGCGAGGAGCGGGAATCGGGCGACACGGAGGAGGCGCGAACCCCGAAAAATTGA
- a CDS encoding ferritin family protein, translating into MAFDFNADDVLKIAEQIEENGADFYNKASAAMTDPHYKKFLADLAVMEVDHKKTFAGMRAALSETEKKPTVFDPNDESVLYLNALADLRVFYKKEMDTSSIEKILASAIEAEKDSIVFYVGMKDLVPDKLGKNKIDAIIDEEKKHIILLGKELLSLKK; encoded by the coding sequence ATGGCTTTTGATTTCAATGCTGATGATGTTCTCAAGATCGCGGAACAGATAGAGGAAAACGGGGCTGATTTTTACAATAAGGCTTCGGCGGCGATGACCGACCCGCATTACAAGAAATTCCTGGCTGATTTAGCCGTCATGGAAGTCGATCATAAAAAGACCTTTGCCGGCATGAGGGCGGCCCTGTCGGAAACGGAAAAGAAACCGACGGTTTTTGATCCGAACGATGAATCGGTGCTCTATCTCAACGCCCTGGCCGACCTGCGCGTTTTTTACAAGAAAGAAATGGATACGTCCTCAATTGAAAAAATTCTTGCTTCAGCTATCGAAGCGGAAAAGGATTCCATTGTTTTCTATGTCGGCATGAAGGACCTGGTGCCGGATAAGCTCGGGAAGAATAAAATCGACGCCATCATCGACGAGGAAAAGAAGCATATCATCCTGCTGGGCAAAGAGCTTCTTTCTTTGAAGAAGTAA
- a CDS encoding DUF1508 domain-containing protein, protein MPSNFELYRDKKGEFRFRLRAANGEVLVVSEGYSSKQGCLNGINSVKANAAKAGIIELDPDRDLLKACDKGDLAGAKKALGRGANPNAFDSEGEPALLEAAESGNLDLVKLMVRRGAKVNCADTGGETPLHEASEEGHDAIAQFLIKAGAKLDARDSKGNTPLHKALLHGKDKTARALLRAGAKTSIANKNGKTPTTIASEKGIPLPLKKAPGNKKKRK, encoded by the coding sequence ATGCCGTCAAATTTTGAATTATACAGGGATAAAAAAGGAGAATTCAGGTTCCGCCTCAGGGCGGCCAACGGCGAGGTTCTTGTGGTGAGCGAAGGATATTCGTCCAAACAGGGCTGCCTCAACGGGATCAATTCTGTAAAGGCCAATGCCGCCAAGGCGGGCATTATCGAGCTGGACCCCGACAGGGATCTGCTGAAAGCCTGCGATAAGGGCGACCTGGCAGGGGCTAAAAAGGCCCTCGGCCGGGGCGCCAATCCCAACGCCTTTGATTCCGAGGGAGAACCGGCCCTTCTCGAGGCTGCTGAATCGGGAAACCTGGACCTGGTGAAACTCATGGTCAGGCGCGGCGCCAAAGTCAACTGCGCCGATACCGGCGGCGAGACCCCCCTCCATGAGGCAAGCGAGGAAGGCCATGACGCTATCGCGCAGTTTCTCATCAAGGCAGGGGCGAAACTCGACGCCAGGGACTCAAAGGGAAACACGCCTCTTCACAAGGCGCTGCTTCACGGCAAGGATAAGACCGCGAGGGCGCTCCTGCGCGCCGGGGCAAAAACGAGTATAGCGAATAAAAACGGGAAAACCCCGACAACAATCGCCTCTGAAAAAGGAATACCATTGCCGCTAAAAAAAGCGCCCGGTAATAAAAAGAAGAGAAAATGA
- a CDS encoding N-acetylmuramoyl-L-alanine amidase, which translates to MLIIYMKKFGIPACLIALLIATGCDTIRGRVSILVGDDSLRGYFSVDSDSVAMYASPEDKRSGKAECRVYEKEYDVFIKLFRILDDSVIRDVYRAKGGEPFSDEFAAMIRSIPEDRFRYRPGSSRPLAGLRIAVDPGHNAGSMEEAIRESKYMWIFDHDGRRLKFHESRLNLATALELKELLEKDGAEVMLTRSANRQVYPVPFDSWARRDFRRAVLEKQRHKFITDREAAILLTHANDKRRLKFFNSEYDMPYRAKLINAFRPDITVLVHYDAWGCYGGYREKYARVLDILRKNYGSRGAMMTDYNEVLKSTAVSDRNFSTVFVPGCFLGGELENMESRIEFLRLVISPDLKDSIRYSAYVMENFSKMLDLPPADMPLPGGKKVGFCQKGVYARNFRMTRLVHGPLCLGEPLQQNNLKEARDLARISEGKVPGRVRTVARAYYKAIRTYAARHIND; encoded by the coding sequence ATGCTGATTATATACATGAAAAAATTCGGCATCCCCGCATGTTTGATCGCCCTGCTCATCGCGACAGGGTGCGATACGATACGGGGGCGCGTCTCTATCCTGGTGGGAGACGATTCCCTCAGGGGATATTTTTCCGTTGATTCGGACTCAGTGGCCATGTACGCGTCTCCGGAGGACAAGCGTTCGGGCAAAGCGGAATGCAGGGTCTATGAAAAGGAATATGACGTTTTCATCAAGTTATTCCGGATTCTCGATGATTCTGTGATCCGCGACGTGTACCGGGCCAAGGGCGGCGAGCCCTTCAGCGATGAGTTCGCGGCCATGATCCGGTCCATCCCGGAGGACCGGTTTCGATACAGGCCTGGATCTTCCCGGCCCCTGGCGGGCCTCCGGATCGCCGTCGATCCGGGCCACAACGCCGGTTCCATGGAGGAGGCCATCCGCGAGAGCAAGTACATGTGGATCTTCGACCATGACGGCCGCCGCCTCAAGTTCCATGAATCGAGGCTCAACCTGGCGACGGCCCTGGAGCTGAAGGAGCTCCTGGAAAAGGACGGCGCGGAGGTGATGCTCACCAGGAGCGCCAACAGGCAGGTGTACCCGGTCCCCTTTGACTCCTGGGCGCGGCGCGATTTCCGCCGCGCGGTGCTGGAGAAGCAGCGGCATAAGTTCATCACCGACAGGGAGGCGGCCATACTCCTCACCCATGCCAATGACAAGCGGCGCCTCAAATTCTTCAACAGCGAATATGATATGCCGTACCGGGCAAAGCTCATCAATGCCTTCAGGCCCGATATCACGGTGCTGGTGCACTATGATGCGTGGGGCTGCTACGGTGGCTACCGCGAGAAATATGCCCGCGTCCTGGACATCTTAAGAAAGAACTACGGCTCCCGTGGCGCAATGATGACGGATTACAACGAGGTGCTGAAATCCACGGCGGTGTCGGATCGCAATTTCTCAACGGTCTTCGTGCCCGGCTGCTTCCTCGGCGGCGAGCTTGAGAACATGGAGTCCCGTATCGAGTTTCTCCGCCTCGTCATCTCTCCCGACCTGAAGGATTCGATCCGCTACTCCGCCTATGTGATGGAAAACTTTTCAAAGATGCTGGACCTGCCCCCTGCCGATATGCCACTTCCCGGCGGTAAGAAAGTCGGCTTCTGTCAAAAAGGCGTGTATGCGCGCAATTTCAGGATGACCCGGCTGGTCCATGGCCCTCTCTGCCTGGGAGAGCCGCTCCAGCAGAATAACCTGAAGGAGGCCCGTGATCTTGCGCGGATCAGCGAGGGGAAGGTGCCTGGGCGGGTCAGGACAGTGGCCCGGGCATACTATAAGGCGATACGGACCTACGCTGCGAGGCATATTAATGACTAA
- a CDS encoding DEAD/DEAH box helicase translates to MELEKFRALGLSDETLVELHKKGFEEPTEIQEITIPILIEGGADIIGQAQTGTGKTAAFGLPILEKLVPDADGIQALVLVPTRELAIQVAEEINSFKGARKCQIIPIYGGQSIVDQLQRLKRGADIVVGTPGRILDHMRRKTIALDRVSHVVLDEADEMLNMGFIDEVKDILEHTNPDRRTLLFSATMPDRIMDIARRYMRKYRVVTAKKGQLTVDLTDQIYFEVAPNDRFESLCRIIDIEKEFYGLIFCRTKVAVDELTNRLIDRGYDAEGLHGDLSQHQRERILERFRKRQITILVATDVAARGIDVADLSHVINFSLPQDAEAYIHRIGRTGRAGKKGIAITFTTPDEYRKLMYIARVTKKEIRKEKVPRASEIVTVKKSRILAELNEIIEAREHRDYLVTAMQMVHDHDPAEVVAALLKYTLEDELSEGKYRDIREYAEEAIEDRGKARLFISLGKKDGLTPRKLLKLINNETRIPAGKVSEIKVMDSYSFLSVPFKEAEIILNAFKEKKGSHKAIVKRADTEKKKKKDKHKGKKKKK, encoded by the coding sequence ATGGAACTCGAAAAATTCAGGGCCCTGGGTCTCTCGGATGAGACCCTGGTGGAACTCCATAAAAAAGGCTTTGAAGAGCCGACGGAGATCCAGGAGATAACGATCCCCATTCTCATCGAGGGGGGGGCGGACATCATAGGGCAGGCCCAGACAGGCACCGGCAAGACCGCTGCCTTTGGCCTGCCGATACTGGAAAAGCTTGTACCGGACGCGGATGGGATTCAGGCCCTTGTCCTTGTGCCCACGCGGGAATTGGCGATACAGGTCGCCGAAGAGATTAATTCCTTCAAGGGCGCCAGGAAATGCCAGATCATCCCGATCTACGGCGGCCAGTCCATCGTCGATCAGCTCCAGCGGCTTAAGAGGGGCGCGGACATCGTCGTGGGAACTCCCGGCAGGATCCTCGACCACATGAGAAGAAAGACTATCGCCCTTGACCGCGTGTCCCACGTGGTCCTCGACGAGGCGGACGAAATGCTCAACATGGGCTTCATCGATGAAGTGAAGGATATCCTGGAGCACACGAACCCTGACCGGCGGACGCTCCTTTTCTCCGCAACCATGCCCGACCGCATCATGGACATCGCCCGCCGGTACATGCGCAAATACAGGGTCGTGACCGCGAAAAAGGGACAGCTCACCGTCGATCTCACGGACCAGATATATTTCGAGGTGGCCCCCAACGACCGGTTCGAGTCCCTCTGCCGCATCATAGACATCGAGAAGGAATTCTACGGTCTCATATTCTGCCGCACCAAGGTGGCCGTGGACGAGCTCACGAACAGGCTCATCGACCGGGGCTACGACGCGGAGGGCCTCCACGGCGACCTGTCGCAGCACCAGCGGGAGCGCATCCTGGAGAGGTTCAGGAAACGGCAGATAACCATTCTCGTCGCGACGGATGTAGCGGCCCGCGGCATCGACGTGGCGGACCTTTCCCACGTGATAAATTTTTCGCTGCCCCAGGACGCGGAAGCCTACATCCATCGGATCGGCCGCACCGGCAGGGCCGGCAAGAAGGGGATCGCCATAACCTTCACCACCCCCGATGAATACCGGAAGCTCATGTATATCGCCCGGGTCACGAAAAAGGAGATACGCAAGGAGAAGGTCCCCCGGGCTTCCGAGATCGTCACGGTCAAGAAATCGAGGATACTGGCCGAGCTGAACGAGATCATCGAGGCTCGTGAGCACCGGGACTACCTGGTCACGGCCATGCAGATGGTCCATGACCATGACCCGGCCGAGGTCGTGGCCGCCCTCCTCAAGTACACGCTGGAGGACGAGCTGAGCGAAGGGAAATACCGGGACATCAGGGAATACGCTGAGGAAGCGATCGAGGACCGTGGAAAGGCGCGTCTCTTCATCTCCCTGGGAAAGAAGGACGGCCTCACGCCGAGGAAGCTCCTCAAGCTGATCAATAACGAAACACGGATCCCCGCCGGCAAGGTGAGCGAAATAAAGGTGATGGACAGCTATTCCTTCCTATCGGTGCCCTTTAAAGAGGCGGAGATTATCCTCAATGCCTTCAAGGAGAAAAAGGGATCCCATAAGGCCATCGTGAAGAGGGCGGATACCGAAAAGAAGAAAAAGAAGGATAAGCACAAGGGCAAAAAGAAGAAGAAATAG
- a CDS encoding flippase-like domain-containing protein, with protein sequence MIPALKFNHDNRPAESPAGITPAPGAGSPGRSGMHIAKRMAPWLVGVAIVAYLVWRIELTPLMNALAHSDVALYLPALTVFILVNFLADSQNLNSLLRHTGSAIPFRDSVIIRGSSYLLMIIDYTLGMGSIVYYLKKYKNVPITQGTGAMLFLNYITHITLLIMAIAGCLMASAAGNLSAQLWNIALTATIFLALAIITIIVMKLLPDRSFMKKIKQSVVWKVFIDSPFKAYLMCTLYRCAFYSTFILFFYVAVRAFNMDIPLAELVAFVPVILLVISIPISAFGLGTSQAAMLLLFNNYGSPAQILAFSLTYSVSIIIFRGIIGACYYGIITSRVSSKYKASLLRGEV encoded by the coding sequence ATGATACCGGCATTGAAATTCAACCATGACAACAGACCGGCGGAAAGCCCGGCGGGAATTACCCCTGCGCCCGGCGCCGGCTCCCCCGGCAGATCAGGGATGCACATCGCGAAGAGGATGGCCCCCTGGCTGGTCGGCGTGGCCATCGTTGCGTACCTGGTGTGGCGCATCGAGCTCACGCCGCTGATGAACGCCCTGGCGCACAGCGACGTGGCGCTCTACCTGCCCGCGCTGACGGTCTTCATCCTGGTCAATTTTCTCGCCGACTCCCAGAACCTCAACTCCCTCCTGAGGCACACCGGAAGCGCCATTCCCTTCCGGGACAGCGTGATAATCCGGGGATCGTCGTACCTGCTGATGATCATAGATTACACCCTCGGCATGGGCAGCATCGTGTATTATCTGAAGAAATACAAGAATGTGCCAATCACCCAGGGGACCGGGGCCATGCTCTTCCTGAACTATATCACGCACATAACCCTGCTGATAATGGCAATTGCCGGATGCCTCATGGCCTCGGCGGCCGGGAACCTGTCTGCCCAGCTCTGGAACATCGCCCTGACCGCCACGATCTTCCTGGCCCTCGCCATCATCACCATCATTGTCATGAAGCTGCTTCCCGACAGATCCTTCATGAAAAAGATCAAGCAGAGCGTGGTGTGGAAAGTGTTTATCGACAGCCCGTTCAAGGCGTACCTGATGTGCACCCTCTACCGGTGCGCTTTTTATTCCACCTTCATCCTGTTTTTTTACGTCGCGGTCAGGGCCTTCAACATGGACATTCCCCTGGCCGAGCTGGTCGCCTTTGTCCCGGTCATCCTGCTCGTGATCAGCATCCCCATCTCCGCCTTCGGTCTCGGCACGTCCCAGGCGGCGATGCTTCTGCTCTTCAACAATTACGGATCGCCGGCGCAGATACTCGCCTTCAGCCTGACCTATTCGGTCTCGATCATCATATTCAGGGG
- a CDS encoding phenylacetate--CoA ligase family protein — MIRYLLYLAIAVIEVHWNNHCSGERLRKRTERRIISMVRKAYKNVPYYKQLYDQCGVDINDIKTLDDLPRLPFITKDEIREQFPRGIVSKKFDIEDCHYSATTGSTGRSLPFVFDLRAYAFYIATGLRMYTMIGYRPWHRMTYIKYTAIKYPRFGPFFRTNHIPSTIPADEQIAMLRKTKPDLLLGYASLVFEIAQKVTPDDLKHIRPKFIGINSELSTKDQRDFISTVFGCPVYDEYSTEETWMISSQCRHGNYHLFIDNVWVEFLDKNGNAVKPGEEGEIVLTTSRCDAMPFIRYRIGDIGRYAANSCSCGLGYPLLESFDGRADDSFVLPSGRYVSSLKILNTFTKYIKKYLHLMEEFKIIQKDRGYIVIELVRGREYNERRFQELIDSLNEIFVEPVTINVEYVEKISMSNGIKRKAIESWVTGKDRQRVLTSAV; from the coding sequence ATGATACGATACCTATTATACCTTGCCATCGCCGTCATTGAGGTACACTGGAACAACCATTGTTCAGGGGAAAGGCTCCGCAAGCGAACCGAGAGAAGGATCATCTCCATGGTCCGGAAGGCCTACAAAAACGTGCCTTATTATAAGCAACTCTACGATCAATGCGGCGTTGACATAAACGACATCAAGACCCTGGATGATCTGCCCAGGCTGCCCTTTATCACCAAGGACGAAATCCGCGAGCAATTCCCCCGGGGGATCGTTTCAAAAAAATTCGACATTGAAGACTGCCATTATTCCGCCACCACCGGGTCCACCGGTAGGTCCCTACCCTTCGTTTTCGACCTGAGGGCCTACGCCTTTTACATTGCCACGGGCCTCCGCATGTACACCATGATCGGCTACCGCCCCTGGCACAGGATGACATACATCAAGTACACCGCCATCAAGTATCCCCGGTTCGGACCTTTTTTCCGCACCAACCATATTCCGTCCACCATCCCCGCCGACGAGCAGATAGCGATGCTGCGAAAGACGAAGCCGGACCTGCTCCTCGGTTACGCGTCCCTGGTCTTCGAGATAGCCCAGAAGGTGACGCCCGACGACCTCAAGCACATCAGGCCGAAATTCATAGGCATCAACTCCGAGCTTTCTACGAAAGACCAGCGGGACTTCATCTCCACGGTGTTCGGATGCCCGGTCTACGACGAATACTCCACCGAGGAAACATGGATGATATCGTCCCAGTGCCGCCATGGCAATTACCATCTCTTCATCGACAATGTCTGGGTCGAATTTCTCGATAAAAACGGCAATGCCGTGAAGCCCGGCGAAGAGGGCGAAATCGTCCTTACGACCTCGCGGTGCGACGCCATGCCCTTTATCCGGTACCGCATAGGCGATATCGGCCGGTATGCCGCGAACAGCTGTTCCTGCGGCCTCGGCTATCCCCTTCTCGAGTCCTTTGACGGGAGGGCCGATGACTCCTTTGTATTGCCGAGCGGAAGGTATGTCTCGTCACTGAAAATATTGAACACCTTCACGAAGTACATCAAGAAATACCTCCACCTGATGGAGGAATTCAAGATCATTCAGAAAGACAGGGGCTATATCGTCATCGAGCTCGTCAGGGGCAGGGAATACAACGAGCGCCGGTTCCAGGAGCTGATAGACAGCCTCAATGAGATTTTCGTGGAACCGGTCACGATCAACGTTGAATACGTAGAAAAAATTTCCATGAGCAACGGCATCAAGCGCAAGGCCATTGAATCATGGGTGACCGGCAAAGACAGGCAGCGGGTCCTGACATCAGCCGTGTAA
- a CDS encoding DinB family protein, whose translation MNGISSPDPGTIIGTLTGEMNTAFTELERWFSLDETVRDYHSPAEEWTIGLILEHVSLVNRYLLLLIDKGARKALRRADGASIARELDHYELTSPLLEDIGVNNSFRWKCPDHMAPAGKSTPAQIQEELMSQKSRLMDHLRMLKNGEGVLCKTHMSVHSLGKLDVYQYIYFLLKHIRRHVQQMKEIEKEYKEI comes from the coding sequence ATGAACGGCATCTCCTCCCCCGATCCGGGGACAATCATCGGAACGCTGACAGGGGAGATGAACACGGCCTTTACGGAGCTGGAACGCTGGTTTTCTCTTGATGAAACTGTGCGGGACTACCATTCCCCAGCAGAGGAATGGACCATCGGCCTGATACTGGAGCACGTCTCCCTGGTCAACCGCTACCTCCTGCTTCTCATAGACAAGGGAGCGCGCAAGGCCCTCCGCAGGGCTGACGGCGCCTCCATCGCCCGGGAGCTGGATCATTACGAGCTCACAAGTCCCCTTCTTGAGGATATCGGCGTCAACAATTCCTTCCGGTGGAAATGTCCGGACCACATGGCGCCGGCCGGGAAATCAACACCGGCGCAGATACAGGAAGAGCTGATGAGCCAGAAATCAAGGCTTATGGATCACCTCAGGATGCTGAAAAACGGCGAAGGCGTCCTGTGCAAGACCCACATGTCGGTCCATTCCCTGGGGAAACTTGATGTGTACCAGTATATTTATTTTCTTTTAAAACATATAAGGCGGCACGTTCAACAGATGAAAGAGATAGAAAAGGAATATAAGGAAATTTAG
- a CDS encoding NAAT family transporter, which yields MPGLFVNTFIKFFFLLTPFFLLSTFLSMTKDMENGKKRKIALKSTVSIVIVCIILFLIGNQIFAVFGITLNSFRIGTGILLFFSAIVLVQGPKGEQQHNDSDDIAVVPLAIPVAVGPATTGALLVMGGELGSLAEKIVGICAIIAAVVCTGVFLFISGSIEKVVGKQGLSILSKITGLILAALAAQMIMTGVVGFLGR from the coding sequence ATGCCAGGTCTATTCGTCAATACATTCATTAAATTCTTTTTTCTGCTCACGCCGTTTTTCCTTCTTTCAACGTTCCTTTCAATGACAAAGGATATGGAAAACGGGAAGAAGAGAAAGATAGCCCTCAAATCGACTGTCTCGATCGTCATCGTGTGCATCATTCTTTTTCTCATCGGGAACCAGATCTTCGCCGTCTTCGGCATAACCCTGAACTCCTTCCGCATCGGCACGGGCATCCTCCTGTTCTTTTCTGCCATCGTCCTTGTCCAGGGCCCCAAGGGGGAGCAGCAGCATAACGATTCAGACGACATCGCCGTGGTGCCCCTGGCGATCCCGGTCGCGGTGGGTCCGGCCACGACCGGCGCGCTCCTGGTCATGGGGGGCGAGCTGGGGTCCCTGGCGGAAAAGATCGTCGGCATCTGCGCCATCATCGCCGCGGTGGTCTGCACCGGCGTCTTTCTCTTCATCAGCGGCTCCATCGAGAAGGTCGTGGGCAAGCAGGGGCTTTCGATCCTGAGCAAGATAACCGGCCTCATCCTGGCCGCCCTGGCGGCGCAGATGATCATGACCGGCGTGGTCGGGTTCCTGGGACGGTGA
- a CDS encoding 50S ribosomal protein L11 methyltransferase, whose product MLDQIVINIINSGEEHEEDGEIRYHSPSMDYLRQLFSIEGLTPSMPAMPLFSDDASGQDLIEISEQTRPRAGTATDAYPLSITIDPGHSFGDGRHATTWLCVKYLVEHLGDIPREKRAALTLLDAGTGTGVLAITAAKLGIRDIDAIDIYHHAIQCATKNRAINDCGWIRLHVSDIGAFDRGRVYDIVMANLVSDVITANLDILRTLTAPGGIIIASGISAGRSESMRDLFDRKGLYCLNSTHRDGWYGFLLTPGNRNSSKR is encoded by the coding sequence ATGCTTGACCAGATCGTCATTAACATAATCAATTCCGGGGAAGAACATGAAGAGGATGGCGAAATCCGGTATCATTCCCCCTCGATGGACTACCTGCGGCAGCTGTTCTCCATAGAGGGGCTGACACCGTCGATGCCGGCCATGCCTTTGTTCAGCGATGACGCATCCGGACAGGACCTGATCGAAATAAGCGAACAGACGCGGCCCCGGGCCGGCACGGCAACAGACGCCTACCCCCTGTCGATAACGATCGATCCGGGCCATTCTTTCGGCGACGGGCGCCATGCCACCACGTGGCTCTGCGTCAAATACCTGGTGGAACATCTTGGGGACATACCGCGGGAAAAACGGGCCGCCCTGACCCTCCTTGACGCCGGCACGGGGACCGGCGTTCTCGCCATAACCGCCGCCAAGCTCGGGATCCGGGACATCGACGCCATAGACATTTACCATCACGCGATCCAGTGCGCGACAAAAAACCGCGCCATCAACGACTGCGGATGGATCAGGCTGCACGTGTCCGACATAGGCGCCTTCGACAGGGGACGCGTCTACGATATCGTCATGGCGAACCTGGTCTCCGACGTCATCACGGCCAATCTTGATATACTGAGAACCCTCACGGCGCCGGGAGGCATAATCATCGCCAGCGGCATAAGCGCCGGAAGAAGCGAGTCGATGCGGGACCTTTTTGACCGGAAGGGATTGTACTGCCTCAACAGCACCCACCGGGACGGCTGGTATGGATTTCTTCTTACCCCGGGAAACCGGAATTCGTCGAAAAGATAG
- a CDS encoding histone deacetylase family protein, translating into MKIIFHEKYYDSDYAGDPAAAPGRLDGIMEIISGNRERYEIIRPEPAAEEDILRAHGGSHYQQIKGNRHLYELASLAAGGAILAAERAYGGHPSFAVVRPPGHHASADSCWGFCYFNNISISLLHLRAEGKINRAFVLDFDLHTGDGNINILENRRDGFKVSILNPMSHDRAAYIKEVKEYMEDLRNIDIFVAAAGFDQGIDDWGNLLYPEDYEELGRLMKEYSEKLCGGRRYGVLEGGYNHDVIGINVDAFCRGFA; encoded by the coding sequence ATGAAAATCATTTTTCATGAAAAGTATTATGATTCCGATTACGCCGGGGACCCGGCCGCGGCGCCGGGGCGCCTTGACGGCATCATGGAGATTATCTCCGGCAACAGGGAGCGCTACGAGATCATCAGGCCCGAGCCCGCCGCGGAGGAGGATATCCTCCGCGCCCATGGCGGCTCCCATTATCAGCAGATAAAGGGTAACCGCCACCTCTACGAGCTGGCCTCCCTGGCCGCGGGCGGAGCCATCCTGGCTGCCGAGCGGGCCTATGGAGGGCATCCGTCCTTCGCCGTGGTGCGCCCGCCGGGACACCATGCCTCGGCCGATTCCTGCTGGGGCTTCTGCTACTTCAACAATATCAGCATCAGCCTGCTCCACCTGAGGGCCGAGGGGAAGATCAACAGGGCCTTCGTGCTCGATTTCGACCTTCACACCGGGGACGGCAATATCAATATCCTTGAAAACCGCAGGGACGGCTTCAAGGTTTCGATCCTTAACCCCATGTCCCATGACCGGGCCGCCTATATAAAGGAAGTAAAGGAATACATGGAAGATCTCAGGAACATAGACATCTTCGTGGCCGCGGCCGGCTTCGACCAGGGGATCGACGACTGGGGGAACCTGCTTTACCCGGAAGATTACGAGGAGCTGGGCCGCCTCATGAAGGAATACTCGGAGAAGCTCTGCGGCGGCCGCAGGTACGGCGTCCTCGAGGGTGGATACAACCACGATGTTATCGGGATCAACGTGGACGCCTTCTGCAGGGGCTTCGCCTGA